The Methylomonas montana genome has a window encoding:
- a CDS encoding TVP38/TMEM64 family protein, which translates to MQKQHLLWLLALAIIAFFLFDGHRLLSLDNIREHRQALTDFTGRHYLAMLLACGLVYTLSTALSLPGGTALSLLLGFLFGRWIGTLLIVIAATLGATAIFWLARYLFADWARQRLQGHTLSQKLLAGFHEDAFNYLLFLRLVPLFPFWLVNLAPAFTAISLRTYVVTTFIGIMPGSFIFANLGQSLGNIDRLDQLFSWQVLLALSLLGGLSLIPVLSKHLQPHRFGD; encoded by the coding sequence ATGCAAAAACAACATCTACTCTGGCTGCTGGCGCTTGCCATAATCGCGTTTTTTTTGTTCGATGGCCACCGGCTATTAAGCTTGGATAATATCCGCGAACACCGGCAAGCGCTCACCGACTTTACCGGCCGGCATTACCTGGCCATGTTACTGGCTTGCGGACTCGTTTACACCCTGTCCACCGCCTTAAGCCTGCCGGGCGGCACGGCGTTATCGCTGTTGCTAGGCTTCCTGTTTGGGCGCTGGATCGGTACGCTATTGATCGTGATTGCCGCGACGCTGGGGGCGACAGCGATATTCTGGTTGGCGCGCTATTTATTCGCGGATTGGGCTAGACAGCGTTTGCAAGGGCACACGCTATCGCAAAAACTGCTGGCTGGTTTTCACGAAGACGCATTCAACTATCTGCTGTTCCTGCGCCTAGTGCCGCTGTTCCCGTTCTGGCTCGTGAATCTGGCGCCGGCATTCACCGCCATATCGCTACGCACCTATGTCGTAACCACCTTCATCGGCATCATGCCGGGCAGTTTCATCTTCGCCAATTTGGGTCAATCGCTGGGCAATATCGACAGGCTGGATCAGCTGTTTTCCTGGCAAGTGCTGCTGGCTTTGAGCTTGCTGGGCGGCTTGTCCTTGATCCCGGTGCTGTCGAAACATTTGCAGCCGCATCGGTTTGGCGATTAA
- a CDS encoding DUF3047 domain-containing protein, whose translation MKLLIMLGLALWSGQLLAADTLPIGEFSAHRLDDWEQKSFKGQTQYRLQSVDGIVALKAESRAAGSGMFKERRIYLQQTPFLNWSWRIDQRLSGLNEQSKAGDDYAARIYVVVKSSWAFWQTKAVNYVWAGNTAKDTVWPNAFAGDHAMMLALRGAEAPLQVWLHEKRNIRADLQTLFGEDIRHIDAVALMTDTDNSNGQALAYYGDIWFSKD comes from the coding sequence GTGAAATTACTAATAATGCTCGGCTTAGCGTTATGGAGTGGTCAGCTATTGGCTGCAGACACTTTACCGATAGGCGAATTCAGCGCCCATCGTCTGGATGATTGGGAACAGAAAAGTTTTAAAGGCCAAACCCAATACCGCTTACAGAGCGTGGATGGCATCGTCGCGCTAAAAGCCGAAAGCCGGGCGGCCGGTTCCGGGATGTTCAAGGAGCGACGCATCTACCTGCAACAAACCCCGTTTCTGAACTGGTCCTGGCGTATCGATCAGCGTTTGAGCGGGCTGAACGAACAAAGCAAGGCCGGCGACGATTACGCTGCGCGCATTTATGTGGTGGTCAAGAGTAGTTGGGCATTCTGGCAAACCAAGGCCGTGAATTATGTCTGGGCCGGCAACACGGCAAAAGATACGGTATGGCCCAATGCTTTCGCCGGCGATCATGCAATGATGCTGGCGCTGCGCGGTGCGGAGGCACCGTTGCAGGTCTGGCTTCACGAAAAGCGGAATATCAGGGCCGATTTGCAAACCTTGTTTGGCGAAGACATCCGCCACATCGATGCGGTGGCATTGATGACCGATACCGACAACAGCAACGGTCAGGCTTTGGCCTATTATGGCGACATCTGGTTTTCTAAGGATTAA
- the arsS gene encoding arsenosugar biosynthesis radical SAM (seleno)protein ArsS (Some members of this family are selenoproteins.) — MHDTRPFLADSDFPAIFRKPLEVLQVNLGYLCNLSCVHCHVNAGPKRTESMSAAILEQVLAFAETAKIQTLDLTGGAPEMHPQFRALVATARSKGIKVIDRCNLTILEEPAYAGLAEFLAEQQVEIVASLPCYLQENVDKQRGKGVFQDSLAALQHLNRLGYGRPDSSLQLNLVFNPQDAVLPPDQNNLEQAYKKHLNQNYDIVFNRLFAIANMPIQRFGSTLISQGRFDAYLQLLRNSFRVENLDGLMCLNTISIDWQGYVYDCDFNQMLAMPLAAWSSARPHIGDLNGATLDGKAIATAAHCYGCTAGQGSSCGGALDAHSR; from the coding sequence ATGCACGACACCCGTCCGTTTTTGGCCGACAGCGATTTCCCGGCCATCTTCCGCAAGCCGCTGGAAGTTCTGCAAGTCAATCTCGGTTATCTCTGTAACCTCAGTTGCGTGCACTGCCATGTCAATGCGGGGCCGAAGCGCACCGAGTCGATGAGCGCGGCCATTCTGGAGCAGGTCTTGGCTTTTGCCGAAACCGCCAAGATTCAAACCCTGGATTTGACCGGCGGCGCGCCGGAAATGCATCCGCAATTTCGCGCTCTGGTCGCGACAGCGCGCAGTAAGGGCATCAAAGTCATCGATCGTTGTAATCTGACGATTTTGGAAGAACCGGCTTACGCAGGGTTGGCGGAATTTCTAGCCGAACAGCAAGTGGAGATCGTTGCCTCGCTGCCCTGTTATTTACAGGAAAATGTCGATAAACAGCGCGGCAAGGGGGTCTTCCAGGATAGTCTGGCGGCGTTGCAACATTTGAACCGGCTGGGTTACGGCCGACCGGACAGCTCATTGCAGCTGAATCTGGTCTTTAACCCGCAGGATGCGGTATTGCCACCGGATCAAAACAATCTGGAACAGGCTTACAAAAAACATCTAAACCAGAATTACGACATTGTCTTTAACCGTTTGTTTGCCATCGCCAATATGCCAATCCAGCGTTTTGGCAGCACGCTGATCAGCCAGGGCCGATTTGATGCCTATCTGCAACTGCTCCGCAATAGCTTCCGGGTCGAAAACCTCGATGGCTTGATGTGTTTGAATACCATCAGCATCGATTGGCAAGGCTATGTCTACGACTGCGATTTTAATCAGATGCTAGCCATGCCCTTGGCCGCATGGTCATCTGCGCGGCCGCACATCGGCGACTTGAATGGGGCGACATTGGACGGCAAGGCGATTGCCACGGCCGCGCATTGCTACGGCTGTACCGCCGGCCAGGGCAGCAGTTGCGGTGGTGCTCTGGATGCGCATAGCCGATGA
- a CDS encoding TIGR04283 family arsenosugar biosynthesis glycosyltransferase has product MKPALSIIIPVVNEAEQLAGKLQVLQPLRPHCELLLVDGGSDDDSPSIANPLVDKVFHSSRGRARQMNAGAARAAAEVFLFLHADTRLPDNAIELILKAIDAGGMWGRFDVQFDSPQAIFKLIAFMMNWRSRLTGIATGDQALFITRGAFQAAGGFPEIALMEDIAISAALKKLGKPCCPKAKVTTSARRWQQHGVLKTILLMWDLRLRYFFGADPNQLAASYYRRQ; this is encoded by the coding sequence ATGAAGCCGGCGCTGAGCATTATCATTCCTGTCGTCAACGAGGCCGAACAACTCGCTGGTAAATTGCAAGTCTTACAGCCTTTAAGACCGCATTGCGAACTGTTACTGGTCGATGGCGGCAGCGACGACGATAGTCCATCCATCGCCAACCCCCTAGTGGATAAGGTCTTTCATAGCTCACGCGGCCGGGCCAGACAAATGAACGCCGGCGCAGCCCGGGCCGCGGCCGAGGTATTTTTGTTTCTGCACGCGGACACCCGACTGCCGGACAACGCCATCGAGCTGATATTAAAGGCGATAGACGCGGGCGGCATGTGGGGACGTTTCGATGTGCAATTCGATAGCCCTCAAGCCATTTTTAAATTGATTGCCTTCATGATGAACTGGCGTTCCAGGCTGACCGGCATCGCCACCGGCGATCAGGCCCTATTCATCACGCGCGGCGCCTTCCAGGCGGCAGGCGGTTTTCCGGAAATCGCGCTGATGGAAGATATTGCGATCAGCGCTGCGTTGAAAAAACTGGGTAAACCCTGCTGTCCAAAAGCGAAAGTCACCACCTCGGCACGGCGTTGGCAACAACATGGCGTCCTGAAGACTATCCTGTTGATGTGGGACTTGCGGTTACGCTACTTTTTCGGCGCCGACCCCAACCAGTTGGCGGCCAGTTATTATCGGAGACAATGA
- a CDS encoding sterol desaturase family protein, which yields MMEAIVRFAVFLGIFLLMAAWELYRPKRRLSLSRQQRWPVNLGLAVLNVGVMRISIGAAAWLAANWAAEQQLGLFHALPVPQWLSIALSLLLLDLAIYAQHIAAHRWRWFWRLHQVHHSDLEFDTTTAVRFHPLEIMLSMFYKVALVVLLGAEPVAVIAFEVILNGCALFNHGNVGLPPVVERWLRFGLVTPDMHRIHHSALRQETDSNYGFSLSCWDRLFKTYCPQAQSPQTEMTIGLYELRDNAELGLMGLLVLPFRRLRDR from the coding sequence ATGATGGAAGCAATCGTCCGCTTTGCCGTGTTTCTGGGGATTTTTTTATTGATGGCGGCCTGGGAGCTTTACCGCCCGAAGCGCCGTTTAAGCCTGAGCCGACAACAACGATGGCCGGTCAATCTCGGTCTGGCGGTGCTGAATGTCGGAGTCATGCGCATTAGCATCGGCGCGGCGGCCTGGTTGGCGGCAAATTGGGCCGCCGAGCAACAGCTCGGTTTGTTCCATGCGTTGCCGGTTCCGCAGTGGCTATCAATAGCACTGAGCCTGTTGCTACTGGACCTGGCGATCTATGCCCAACACATCGCCGCGCATCGCTGGCGCTGGTTTTGGCGCTTGCATCAAGTACATCATAGCGATCTGGAATTCGATACCACCACCGCCGTACGCTTTCATCCCTTGGAAATCATGCTGTCGATGTTCTACAAAGTGGCGCTGGTGGTTTTGCTCGGCGCCGAGCCTGTGGCGGTGATTGCTTTCGAGGTTATTTTAAATGGCTGCGCCTTATTCAATCACGGCAATGTCGGGCTGCCGCCTGTGGTCGAGCGTTGGCTGCGCTTTGGACTGGTGACGCCGGACATGCACCGCATTCATCATTCCGCGCTGCGCCAGGAAACCGACAGTAACTACGGCTTCTCGCTATCTTGTTGGGACCGCTTGTTTAAAACCTATTGCCCGCAGGCGCAATCGCCGCAGACCGAGATGACGATAGGTTTATACGAGCTTCGCGACAACGCCGAGCTGGGATTGATGGGCTTGTTGGTATTGCCGTTTCGACGTCTACGCGACCGTTAA
- a CDS encoding TIGR04282 family arsenosugar biosynthesis glycosyltransferase, producing MSVLFPDCVLLIFCKAPQPGQVKTRLQPALTAEQAMAAHMVLTRFTLDRAFRQALCDVRLYCAPDTEHDFFQQCAADYPLTLHLQSGAGLGERMHAAFVEALRDYRHAVLIGCDCPSLTGADLQQAFEVLSHGADLVLGPAEDGGYVLIGMNQPQPGLFANMPWGSDAVMAETRLRSTAAGLKLHQLPKQWDVDTVEDWRRFQTPCR from the coding sequence ATGAGCGTTCTGTTTCCCGACTGCGTGCTGCTCATTTTTTGTAAAGCACCGCAACCAGGTCAAGTCAAAACCCGCTTGCAACCGGCGTTGACCGCCGAACAGGCCATGGCCGCGCATATGGTACTAACGCGCTTCACCCTGGATCGGGCCTTTCGGCAAGCCCTGTGCGACGTACGGTTATATTGTGCGCCGGATACTGAGCATGACTTTTTTCAACAATGCGCGGCAGATTACCCGCTGACCTTGCACTTGCAATCCGGCGCCGGTTTGGGCGAAAGAATGCATGCGGCTTTTGTCGAGGCATTGCGAGATTATCGGCATGCCGTATTGATAGGTTGCGATTGCCCCAGTCTGACCGGCGCAGATTTACAGCAGGCTTTTGAAGTGTTGAGCCACGGCGCTGATTTAGTGCTCGGACCTGCCGAAGATGGCGGCTATGTATTGATCGGCATGAACCAGCCTCAACCCGGATTATTTGCGAACATGCCATGGGGCAGTGATGCCGTGATGGCAGAAACCCGGCTTCGGTCAACAGCAGCCGGGCTTAAGCTGCATCAGCTTCCCAAACAATGGGATGTCGATACCGTTGAAGATTGGCGCAGATTTCAGACTCCTTGTCGATAA
- a CDS encoding DUF5710 domain-containing protein, translating to MADAKTYLNVPYAEKDAAKALGARWDAANKKWYAPANKDIALFGKWQTDAVVLVAPSKSPLKPAAQTPSGNGEVGGTTRSSDKNFIAYDGNEPPWD from the coding sequence ATGGCAGACGCGAAGACTTACCTGAATGTACCCTACGCCGAAAAGGATGCGGCAAAAGCGCTCGGCGCACGCTGGGATGCTGCCAACAAGAAATGGTATGCTCCTGCCAATAAGGACATAGCGCTTTTTGGCAAATGGCAAACCGACGCAGTGGTTTTGGTCGCACCGTCTAAATCCCCACTTAAACCGGCGGCGCAAACGCCTTCCGGCAACGGCGAGGTTGGCGGGACCACCCGATCCAGCGATAAAAACTTCATCGCCT